gagcctcaagcattggagtctttttgcataactattatgctacctaccccccttCAGTTGCCTTTTATACAATCATTTGAATTTGCCTAACAAATTTAAGGACAACTTTATTGTGTATAACTCATTCCCTATACACTTCACCTACTGGATAAAGAAGAGGgcgggggtggtccgggaggtggcacagtggataaagcattggactctcaagcatgaggtactgagttcaatccctggcagcacatgtaccagagcgatgtctggttctttctctctctcctcttatctttctcattaataaatgtataaaatctttaaaaaaaaaaaaaagagagaaaaaaaagaaatcatctaaaaaaatttaaagctttctaaaaaagaaaaaaaaaagagggtgggggtagatagcataatgttatgcagagactcgtgcctgaggcttcaaagtcccaagtttaaccccctccacacaccaccataaaccagagcttagcatgAAATGAAAAGTCTGTAGGCTCCTGGTGGACCCCACTTCCGCGGGTCTGATGGTAGCCAGTTGCTCTCACCTGGACTCCGTAACTGGTCAGCTTGTGCCGTGCCCAGTTTGAAAGTGATAAAAGctgagctgggtgctgggggacAAGTATgtgcaggcctgggagaaatCGGCCAGTGACCCGTTAACGTACAGTCAAGGTACCTCCCTACCTCCATGCGGCCTCAGGTCTTGTTCTTCGGTTACTTTTGAGCTATGTTATGGAATTTTTATTACaagcagtgctctcgtaaaaaataaaatacaagaaaaacCATTTTGGGCTTAAAAGTGCTTATCAAGAAAGGGAAGGACCACCTTCAGAATGTGGGAAGATATTTCCAAATGCTGTCGCCACTCTGGGACCTGGTAACAGAAGCTCAGTGATCACGGCACCGGTCACACTCTACTTGTGGTGGTGCCGGGGCCTGGACCTTGGTGCCGCAGACAGGaatgtcttttgtagaaccattatgctggcacCCCAGCCCTGTATTTGCTccttaataaaaggaaaagagagaaccagagcatcactttggcacaagtGGTGTCGTGGATCAAATTTAGAAACTTacacatttttaattaattaattaatttattttcccttttgttgcccttgttgtttttcattgttgttgtagttattattgttgttgttattgatgtcgtcattgttggataggacagagagaaatggagagaggaggggaagacagagagggggagagaaagacagacacctgcagacctgcttcaccgcctgtgaagtgactcgctgggatccttactcccgtccttgcactttgcaccacctgcgcttaacccgctgtgctaccgcccgactcccaccttacACCTTactcccacattaaaaaaaatcattttatggaCCAGGCGCTAAGTGCTCACACCatagagtgcaaggacccgagttcaagctcctggtccccacctgcagggggaaagcttcacagatggtgaggcagggctgcaggtgtctctctgcctctctccctatcaccccttccctctcaatttctctctgtctctatccaataaataaataaataaaaatttacaggggccaggtggtggcacacctggttgagagcatatgttccagtgcgccaggacccgggtccgagcccctagtccccacctgcaggaggaaacctcacaagtggtgaagcagggctgcaggtgtctgtctctctccctctctatcaccctcttgcctctcaatttcgggctgtctctattcaataagtaagtaaagataattaaaaaattaaaaaataaattatgaaaaattattattattatttgcctccagggttattgctgggctcggtgcctgcacatgaatccactgctcctggaggccatttcccccttgttgcccttgttgttgtagatgtcgtTCGTTCGTTGTTGGACTCCCCCCAGgccctgtttttatttctcaatgtCTATGACTGAGATTATcctacattcatccttctctttctgagttatctcactttctatgattccttcaagctccatccaagaggtgaagaaggtgaagtcaccatttttaatagctgagtagtattccactgtgtatatacaaCACAacgttctcagccactcatgtgttattggacacttgggtgcttccaaattgtgctgctctgaacataggtgtacacaggtcttttagGTGGGTATGTCTAGTTCCTTAggctacatccccaggagaggagctgCAGGGTCATAGAAGCAGTtttcactcccaccagcagtgcaggagggttcctttgtccccataacctctccaatatttgttgttattgtcctttctgatgtataacattctcacaggagcacaggagtgaagaggtatctcattgtcttaatcttttcttttcttttttttccctcacccccccttcctccatctctccctctgctcTGATTATTAGActggattgaacgtgggacctttggtgcctcaggcataaaagctctTTGCATTAATGATAATCACGTGAACAGCTTTCCTGTTTACTGGCTAGAAGCCTCCCCTCCACCCGCCACGACCTTACAGTTTCAAGTCTTGAGCTTGAGCTGCCTCTTCAGCCCCAATTTATTCATTTGAAAAATgcttattttgggagtcgggtggtagcacagggggttaagcgcaggtggcgcacgacgtaaggatctcggttcgagcccccagctccccacctgcaggtgagtcgcttcataagaagtgaagcgggtctgcaggtgtctgtctttctctccctctctgtcttcccctcctctctccatttccctcggtcctatccaacaacagtgacatcaataccaaccacaacaataaaacaacaagggtaacaaaagaaaataaattttcaaaatttaaaaaaatatttatttattcccttttgttgcccttgttttattgttgtagttactattgttgttgttattgatgtcgtcgttgttggataggacaaagagaaatgaagtggaggggaagacacagggggagagaaagacagacacctgcagacctgcttcactgcctgtgaagtgactcccctgcaggtggggagccttatcctggtccttgtgctttgtgccacgtgcgcttaagtcactgagctaccgcctgactcccataaataaatattttaaaatatgcttattttattcatttctttttttaaaagaatttatttatttattcatgagaaatgataggagacagagaaagaaccagacatcactctggtccatgtgctgctggggatggaactcaggacctcatgcttgagagtccagtgctttctccactgcgccacctcccggaccacaatttgtgtttttgttttattgtgtgtgtgtgtgtgtgtgagaggagagagagagagagggagagagagagtgatagagagggagagagagagagagagagggagagagagggagagagagagagggagggagagagagagagggagagggagagaggggggagagagagggagaaggagagggagagagagggagagggagagggagagagagggagggagagagagggagagggagagggagagagagagaggaagagagagggagagacagagagggagagagagagagggagagagagggagagggagagggagagagagggagggagagagagggagagggagagggagagagagagaggaagagagagggagagacagagagggagagagagagggagggagagagggggggagaccgAATCTGGGACCTTCTCCCTTCAAGACCATCACTTTACCCAGCCCATCACCACCTGGGCcgcattttatttctttccagTGGGTCCCATGTcctgtggggagggagagggcccCAAATTCAGGGGGTGCGGGGTGCGTGTGATCTCGGAGTCTTAGAGGCCTGAGAGGTAAGGCATGCGGAGAATTCTGGAAGCCGACCGGCAGAGAAAAGGTGTCTTGGTCTGTATGCGTGCGCGTGCACGCATGTCTATACGTGTACACACCTGTGCAAAGTGTGCGCACCTGTCTGCAGGGGTGTCTGCGTGCGCGCGcacgtgtgtgtatgcatgtctgtgtgcatgcacacatgaatgtgcctgtgtgtgcacaCGTGTCTGCATGCGTGTTTGTGCACGTGTGTCTGCATGCGTGTGCGTGTCTctctgcatgtgtgtctgtgtctgtgttcgTGTGTCAGTGCACGTGTGTCTCTGCATGCGTGTCTCTGTGCACGCGTGTCTGTGCAcgtgtgtctgcatgtgtgtgtgtgtgtctgcatgcaGGTCTTGAACCCGCGCCAGGCTGCAGCGTTGATGCCGCCAGCTGAGCCCCAAGCCAGGGCTGCGGGGTGAGGGCCGTAAAGCCCGGGGCAGACGGGCAGGCGGGCGGTGCGGAAGCCCACGGGGCTCCCTGGAGGCGGCGTCCCGGGCGGCTGGGGAGGGGCGGATCCCGGGGCGGGCGGGCCCGGGAGGCGGGGCCGGAAGGCGGTAGCGGCGGCTCGGCCGGGGACCCGGGGCTGCAGGGCCACGTGTCGGGGCCCCTTCCCGCCCTTGTCGCCTCAGCCCATGTCATAGCCCCGCGCCCCATTATccgcacccgcagccccgccCGGCCACCCCCAGGCAGCGGCCGCCCCTGCCCGACCCCGCAGCGCCCCCTCCGCCGTCGGGCCCTCGGACCCCGGCTCATCTCACCCCAGACCTGGGAGAGCCGCAGTTCCCGGGTCGCCGGCGGCCCGACCGCGCCCCGGGATGCAGCCTGCAGGCCCGGAGGCCATCCGGGAGGCGGTGGCCCGCGACGTGCTGGCGGCCGACCTGCGCTGCAGCCTGTTCGTGTCGGCGCTGCAGAGCTACAAGCGCGACTCGGTGCTGCGGCCCTTCCCCGCGGCCTACGCCCAGCGCGACCGCAAGGACTTCGAGGCCCTGGTGAGCGTCccctggggcggggcgggggtccCGGGCCTGCCGGGCCACGTGAcggggcgggggcgggagggCCTGGGTGACCGCGTCCTCTGCAGAGTCCCTGGCCGGCGCCTGGAGTCGGCTGGCCTCCCTCCCCCGGCCCCTGGCAGGGAGACACCCCGCACCCCCAGGTGGCAGCCCAGCCTGGTTGTCATTCCTCCCGGAGTCACCTGGCCCGGAGCTCCGAGCAGAATCCccgtggggggggcgggggctgtTCACCGCCGTGGTCTTCGTGACCCCAACTGCTGGGAATGCCCCCAAGCCACCCGCCTTGGGCCAGCTGCAGAAAACACGCGGCCGCGAGGCCTGGCCCGGCTGCCGCGCTGAGCGGCTCTGCTGGTCTGAGTGCTGCAGAGGCTGTCCCCCACcccgcacccctgccccccacgtCCCGGGTGGGTGCTGAGCGAAAGCCCTGATCCGGAACCCCGAGAGGGACAGCCTGCAGCGGTGACACAGGGGTCTCTGTGCTGAGCCACCCGGCCTGCAGGAAGGGTCTGTGGCGTTGGCATGAAGTTCTCTTGTCACAGACAGTGCAGACACAGGGCCCCGTCCTGTCCCTTATccctgtcccccagtgtccctgCCCTCAGTTTGGGGTACGTCTGCCCCCGCACACCTCAGGCCCCAGAGGAGAACTCAGCAATCCAGGGTACCCCAAAAGGCCGCCCTGACCAGGAGCAGACCCCTCACATGAGGGCTCTTGGGGCCAGTTTGGACAGCTCAGCTACTGCAGAAATAGGTAATTATCATCTATCCCTCTAAAATATTACATGTATGTATTTAAGTGTACTTTTTACagtgtacttttaaaatatttattccctttttattgcccttgttgttttattgttgtagttattattgttgttgttattgattttgttggataggacagagagaaatggagagaggaggggaagacagagagggggagagaaagacagacacctgcagacctgcttcaccgcctgtgaagcgactcccctgcaggtggggagccgggggctcgaaccgggatccttacgctggtccttgtgcttggtgccacatgtgcttatcccacttcactaccacctgactcccttataatgtatttttaaaattacctttatttatttactgaatagaggcagccagaaattgagaggaaggaggagacagagagagagagagacacctgcagccctgctttaccgctcgtgaagctttccccctgcaggtggggaccgggggcttgaacctgggtccttgagcatggtaacatgtgtgctcaaccaggtgcaccaccacccggccccctaagatgtatttttatttattctggatagagacagaatttgagagggaagggcgagctagagagggagagagacatctgcagcctgcagccctgcctcacctattgtgaagcttctgccctgcaggaggggaccggggacttgaacctgggtccttgagcattgtagcaggtgtgctcaaccaggtgcaccactccctggTCTCAGTATTTTGGTTTGTAAtgaaagaaggagaaacagagcccagagccttgctcagctctggcacgtgGTGGTGTGAGGGGTGAACAGGGACACCTGGGTCTCGGGCGCTCCAGTCTGTGCACTGCCCCCCGCCAGCTCCCTAGTTCCAGTTGCCCTCTCTCTTAAggacctttatttaaaaaataaggatttAGGGTCAGCAGACTAGCTCATTTggaagtatgctgctttgccttgtgtccttgcattgaaggaagttgcagtgtgtggtctgtctgtctgtctgtctgtctctgccttctctgtctctttatgacAACAACAACTTTGCTAGCGCTGGGACCTGACAcaggcatgattccactgcttctgcactgacttttcattctttttttttttaatcttttttttttttaattaagtttttgtttatttatttatttatttattttcctttttgttgcccttgtttaacattgttgtggttattaatgccgttgttgttggataggacagagaaatggagagaggaggggaagacaggaggagagaaagacagacacctgcagacctgcttcaccgcccgtgaagcgactcccctgcaggtggggagccggggctcgaaccgggatccttacgcaggtcctggagatttgcgccacgtgcgcttaacccgctgcgcccccgcccgCCTCCCttgacttttcattctttttgttttactttatttgaaaaagcagagagatattgagagagaagagggcagggggagatagcataatggttctgcaaagagactctcatgcctgaggctccaaagtcccaggttcaatcccctgctccaccatcagccagagctgagcagtgctttggttaaaaaaaaaaaaaaaaaaacacttggggggggggaagaagggtaagatagagagggatggggcaggggtagatagcatctggttatgcagagagactctccccaccccaccatcagccagagctgagcagtgctctagtaaaagagagagagagaaagagagagagagaggggtctggagcactgcttcactgcccatgtagcttctccccccccccagtaggtaaggaaggactgggggcttgagcctggtaacatgtgcttggccaggtgtgccacctgacttattttatatttatttatttattcccttttgttgcccttgttttagttattattgttgttgtcgttgttggataggacagagagaaatggagagaggaggggcagacagagagggggagagaaagacagacacctgcagacctgcttcaccgcctgtgaagtgactcccctgcaggtggggagccgggggctcgaaccgggatccttacactggtccttgccctttgtgccacctgcgcttaacccactgcgctacagcccgactccctttattttattttttaaagagaagtttatttatgagggagtgagagaaccagagcatcactctggtacgttatgtcggggatggaactcaggacctcgggtCTGACATCCAACACTctacccactgggccacctcccgggCTGCACGTGCTTACTGCTTACTGATCTTTGCTGTCCTGAGAATCCCCTGCCCCCTCACCCTCTCAAGCTTAGTCTCCATCCTTGGTTTCAGCTCTGGCCATTCCTGCCACTGCCCCAGTCCTCCTCAGGTGCTGCGCCATCTGTCGCCAGACACCTCTTTGATCTGgaatcctttttgtttgtttgaaaaaataaagagtgtgggggtaggtagcataatggttatgcaaagaaactctcatgcttgaggctggcTCCAAAGCCTCAGATTCAGCCcatcacactaccataagccagagctgaacggtgctctggtttaaaaaaaaattaaaataaaaaaattgggagtcaggcggtagtgctgcagattaaatgcacgtggcatgaagcgcaaggaccggcgtaaggatccaggtttgagcccccggctccccacctgcaggggagtcgcttcacaggcggtgaagcaggtctgcaggtgtctgtctttctctccccctctctgtctcctcatctctccgtttctctctgtcctatccaataatgatgacatcaataacaacaacagcaataactacaacagtaaaacaagagcaataaaagggaataaataaataaaaataaaaaatatatattttaaaattgtatttatttattctcctttttttttcctccagggttatcgctggggcttggtgcctacactatgaagccactgctcctggaggctatttttccccttttgttgcccttgatgtttatcgctgttgttgttattgttgttgttattgctgtcgttgttgttggatagaacagagagaaatggagagagaaggggaagacagaggggggagagaaagacagacacctgcagacctgcttcaccgcctgtgaagcgactcccctgcaggtggggagccgggcgctcgaactgggatccttatgcgcttcgtgccatgtgtgcttaacccgctgtgctcctgcccaactcccagggcagtacatttttaataataataatcgtTTTATTTTGCATATGAGAGAAGTATTattggggctcgaactcaggacctcgtaccTATGAGCCcagctctccctctccagctcccccaccccaccgaCCGGCTTGTCCAGTGGTGCCCGCGAGGCGGGTGGCttgcagcacccccccccccccccccccccccccgtccacaTCTGGAGCCTCCAACCGCTGcctgcttcctggaggaggagggtgtGTGGAACGTTCTCTTCCTGCTGCTCTGAAGAGCATTGCTGCGCCTGTGGCTGGCCTGCCCACCAGAGGGCGCTGCTCCCCAGGCTGCTAATAGCCTTTCCCTCCCCACAGCTGGCAGTTGCTGGCCGTCTGCCCAACCTGAAGGAGCTTCTCCAGTGGCCGGAGGGTCAGGACCGCTGTGCCTGGGACCTGGTGAGCTGGATCCTGTCCTCCAAGGCCGTGACAGTGTGCAGTGCTGCCAAGGCGGAGGTGAGGCTCACGGGAGGGTGGGGGCCAGCAgggagctcacctggtagggcacacacattgccatgggttcgagccccaggccacCAATGGGAGCGCCCGGGGGGAGTGGGGAGCTCAGAGCAGTGGAGCCAGgcgtgctgtggtgcctctcctctccctgttttGGGCCGGGCCGCACTTCCACGCCTGGGGCTGTAGCTGGGGTGTCTCGGGGGCCTTCCCGAGACCGTCACCAGGGGAGGCTGCTGAGGGCCGTGGCCAGGCCTCTCTCTTCATGACTCTCCCTTTTACAGCTttagtttaattttaaatatacatatgtgtttgttttggatagagacagagaaattgaaagggaaagggaagagagagagacacctgcagccccgcttcaccacttgtgaagcttcctccttgcaggtggggaccaggggcttgaacccaggtccttgtgcactgtaatatgtgcgcttaaccaggtgcgccaccacctggccccagagtttatttcttttctttttttaaaaaaaatcttttatttatttattagtgagaaagataggaggacttAGGGAGAGAATCcgatatcactctggtgcatgtgctgctggggattgaactcgggacctcatgcttgagagtccaatgctttatccattgtgccacctcccggaccacaattttatttattttcatgagagacaccagagcgccactcagctctgccttattctGGAGGGCTGAACGGGGAGGGCCGCAGGCTCGCACATCTGGTGCGCTgcggctgagctgtctccctggccccggACGGGCCCCTTCCAAGCTTctgtttattagtgagaaagacaggaggagagagagaaagaaccagacatcactctggtacatgtgctgccggggatagaactcggACCTCacccttgagagtccagtgctttatccactgcaccatctcccggaccacatttttttttaaactgcaaatgcatagacacacacagagaccacagccccgaagcttcccccagtgtggtggcggcacacccatgtggtgccagggctcaaatgcCCTCCCCGAGTGAGCTCTGGAAGCAAGCTTTAGCTGAAAGCAAGAGGCAGTGCTCTGCAGGCGGCTGTGGGAGGGCAAAGCCCAGAGGAGTACTAAGCCCTGAACTCACCCACAGGAGTATTAAGCCCTGAACTCATCCACAGGAGTACTAAGCCCTGAACTCGCCCAGAGGAGTACTAAGCCCTGAACTCGCCCAGAGGAGTACTAAGCCCTGAACTCACCCACAGGAGTACTAAGTCCTGAACTCACCCACAGGAGTACTAAGCCCTGAACTCGCCCAGAGGAGTACTAAGCCCTGAACTCGCCCAGAGGAGTACTAAGTCCTGAACTCGCCCAGAGAAGTACTGAGCCCTGAACTTGCCCAGAGAAGTACTAAGCCCTGAATTCACCCACAGGAGTACTAAGCCCTGAACTCACCCACAAGAGTACTAAGCCCTGAACTCGCCCAGAGAAGTACTGAGCCCTGAACTCGGGCTGGCTTATAAAGGGGGTGGGCATGCTCACAGAGACCATCCCAAGTAAATGGGTCACCCCCTTTTTGCCTTCGAGTTCGACAAGATCCGGAAGCTGACGGGAACGGCCCATGCAGCGGCCCCCACACCCGACTTCCTGTTCGAGGTCCAGCACTCCGGGCCGGCCGACGCCCAGTTCCAGGAGGCCCGCGGCGGGCGGGGGCTGCTCTATGC
This DNA window, taken from Erinaceus europaeus chromosome 16, mEriEur2.1, whole genome shotgun sequence, encodes the following:
- the PARP16 gene encoding protein mono-ADP-ribosyltransferase PARP16 isoform X5; this encodes MQPAGPEAIREAVARDVLAADLRCSLFVSALQSYKRDSVLRPFPAAYAQRDRKDFEALLAVAGRLPNLKELLQWPEGQDRCAWDLVSWILSSKAVTVCSAAKAEFDKIRKLTGTAHAAAPTPDFLFEVQHSGPADAQFQEARGGRGLLYAFHGSRLDNFHSILHNGLHWHLSKTALFGEGTYLTSDLSLALLYSPNGHGWQRSLLGPILSCVAVCEVIDHPDVKCQTKKKERRRRGGERDAKTLLHRQRCCPCCSGEANPRPCVKCALHTLSRPSLHPQLLHSVISLSSSAELSH
- the PARP16 gene encoding protein mono-ADP-ribosyltransferase PARP16 isoform X6, whose amino-acid sequence is MQPAGPEAIREAVARDVLAADLRCSLFVSALQSYKRDSVLRPFPAAYAQRDRKDFEALLAVAGRLPNLKELLQWPEGQDRCAWDLVSWILSSKAVTVCSAAKAEFDKIRKLTGTAHAAAPTPDFLFEVQHSGPADAQFQEARGGRGLLYAFHGSRLDNFHSILHNGLHWHLSKTALFGEGTYLTSDLSLALLYSPNGHGWQRSLLGPILSCVAVCEVIDHPDVKCQTKKKVLMELEFRGLWSSSPNISPPLGVWADTPFGVQKVGVIASLLGVSVGRWLQPFCVFF